A region from the Aeromicrobium choanae genome encodes:
- a CDS encoding enoyl-CoA hydratase/isomerase family protein, with the protein MTVDLRTEGGVTTLTFASGPVNLYSLELHDEFDAALERVEADPPRVLVVRAEGKIVSGGVDVAQFHARKSKVETRELYDRMLELPERFAALDVPTVFVAHGLTLTWAFEVALACDVLLASEKAKFGLVERVIGLTPTMGGTQRLAGRAGVARAKEFVFTGTPYDAATLERWNVVNRVFAPDDLDAGVAAFAADLAAGPTRAFGAAKQILREFETGGVPGSVARTTEIAAELFDTEDLQHGMASFLADGPGNATFVGR; encoded by the coding sequence GTGACCGTCGACCTCCGCACCGAGGGCGGGGTGACGACGCTCACGTTCGCTTCCGGGCCGGTCAACCTGTACTCGTTGGAGCTCCATGACGAGTTCGACGCGGCGCTCGAGCGGGTCGAGGCCGACCCGCCGCGCGTGCTCGTGGTGCGCGCCGAGGGCAAGATCGTCTCCGGCGGCGTCGACGTGGCCCAGTTCCATGCGCGGAAGTCCAAGGTCGAGACCCGCGAGCTCTACGACCGGATGCTGGAGCTGCCCGAGCGCTTCGCGGCCCTGGACGTCCCGACGGTCTTCGTCGCCCACGGGCTGACCCTCACGTGGGCGTTCGAGGTGGCGCTGGCCTGCGACGTGCTGCTGGCGTCGGAGAAGGCGAAGTTCGGCCTCGTCGAGCGCGTCATCGGCCTCACGCCCACGATGGGCGGCACCCAGCGCCTCGCCGGGCGGGCCGGGGTGGCCCGCGCCAAGGAGTTCGTCTTCACCGGGACGCCGTACGACGCGGCCACCCTCGAGCGCTGGAACGTCGTCAATCGTGTCTTCGCCCCTGACGACCTCGACGCCGGCGTCGCCGCCTTCGCCGCCGACCTCGCCGCCGGCCCCACCCGCGCGTTTGGCGCCGCCAAGCAGATCCTGCGCGAGTTCGAGACCGGTGGCGTCCCCGGCTCCGTCGCCCGCACCACCGAGATCGCCGCCGAGCTCTTCGACACCGAGGACCTCCAGCACGGCATGGCGTCCTTCCTCGCCGACGGGCCCGGGAACGCCACGTTCGTCGGGCGCTGA
- a CDS encoding helix-turn-helix transcriptional regulator, with protein MDNHVVRVREERGWSQKRLADELGVSRQTVISIEKGRYDPSLPLAFRLAAVFECRIEDLFVPGSDEA; from the coding sequence ATGGACAACCACGTCGTGCGCGTACGGGAGGAGCGCGGCTGGTCGCAGAAGCGGCTCGCCGACGAGCTCGGGGTGTCGCGCCAGACGGTGATCTCGATCGAGAAGGGGCGCTACGACCCGTCGCTGCCGCTCGCGTTCAGACTCGCTGCGGTGTTCGAGTGCCGGATCGAGGACCTGTTCGTCCCCGGCTCCGACGAGGCCTAG
- a CDS encoding DUF3817 domain-containing protein: protein MNDRLLRAYQVMATIVGLNLLIVMAGFIGKYATDAGSWWNRNQDAFLVIDQLHGFLFMVLIVLVARLTLREKWSWGYMLSVIVLACIPLVSFWSERRTTHRVHAGRQTASV, encoded by the coding sequence GTGAACGACCGACTCCTGCGCGCTTACCAGGTCATGGCGACCATCGTGGGCCTCAACCTGCTGATCGTGATGGCCGGCTTCATCGGCAAGTACGCCACCGACGCGGGCTCGTGGTGGAACCGCAACCAGGACGCCTTCCTGGTCATCGATCAGCTGCACGGCTTCCTCTTCATGGTGCTGATCGTTCTGGTCGCCCGCCTCACGCTGCGCGAGAAGTGGTCCTGGGGCTACATGCTCAGCGTCATCGTTCTGGCCTGCATCCCGCTGGTGTCGTTCTGGTCCGAGCGCCGCACCACGCACCGCGTGCACGCCGGCCGCCAGACCGCCTCCGTCTGA
- a CDS encoding SURF1 family protein: MNDRPGVGAWFRPAVLGLHLFAIAAIGFCLFMGTWQLGAYDQRQEDERAEQGSTGAVALESVWSPTDIFTTDQDQRPVTVTGTFRPAEEQLWVTGREHDGEDGVWLLAPVTVDDAQLMVVRGWAPRPAATFPEVPAGEVSFEAVLQPGEESAAGWDATARTIGSVRIPTLLNELGYADLWSGFAISTDAAVAGGLEVADVPESDVSWTAGGRNLGYGLQWWVFAAFALFMWWRMAREMVLGRDR, encoded by the coding sequence GTGAACGACCGGCCGGGGGTGGGTGCGTGGTTCCGCCCGGCCGTCCTCGGCCTGCACCTGTTCGCGATCGCGGCGATCGGCTTCTGCCTGTTCATGGGCACGTGGCAGCTCGGCGCGTACGACCAGCGCCAGGAGGACGAGCGCGCCGAGCAGGGCAGCACCGGCGCCGTCGCCCTCGAGTCGGTGTGGAGCCCGACCGACATCTTCACCACCGACCAGGACCAGCGCCCGGTCACCGTCACCGGCACCTTCCGTCCCGCGGAGGAGCAGCTGTGGGTCACCGGGCGAGAGCACGACGGTGAGGACGGCGTCTGGCTGCTCGCCCCGGTCACGGTCGACGACGCGCAGCTGATGGTGGTGCGGGGCTGGGCCCCTCGCCCCGCAGCCACCTTCCCCGAGGTGCCGGCCGGCGAGGTCTCCTTCGAGGCCGTGCTGCAGCCCGGTGAGGAGTCCGCCGCGGGCTGGGACGCCACCGCGCGCACGATCGGCTCGGTGCGGATCCCCACGCTGCTGAACGAGCTCGGGTATGCCGACCTGTGGTCGGGGTTCGCGATCTCCACCGACGCCGCAGTGGCCGGCGGGCTCGAGGTCGCCGACGTGCCCGAGTCCGACGTGTCCTGGACCGCCGGCGGCCGGAACCTCGGATACGGCCTGCAATGGTGGGTCTTCGCCGCCTTCGCGCTGTTCATGTGGTGGCGGATGGCCCGCGAGATGGTGCTTGGCCGCGATCGGTAA
- the glyA gene encoding serine hydroxymethyltransferase — MSHDQHLADFDPDIAALLDAELGRQQTTLEMIASENFAPVAALEAQGSVLTNKYAEGYPGKRYYGGCEFVDQVEQLAIDRLKQLFDAEYANVQPHSGASANAAALHAIATAGDTILGLDLANGGHLTHGMKLNFSGRLYNPIAYHVVPETGLVDMDEVRSLAIEHRPRVIIAGWSAYPRQLDFAAFRAIADEVDAILWVDMAHFAGLVAAGLHPSPLPHAHIVTTTTHKTLGGPRGGAILTNDETIAKKMRSAVFPGQQGGPLEHVIAAKAVAFKMALQPEFAERQQRTIEGARILADRLLAADAVAAGVQVLSGGTDVHLVLVDLRNSELDGQQAEDRLHEVGITVNRNAVPNDPRPPMVTSGLRIGTPALATRGFGAEEFTEVAEIIAAALQPGEVDIDGLRKRTAVLAERFPLYPGIKPFTS; from the coding sequence ATGAGCCACGACCAGCATCTCGCCGATTTCGATCCCGACATCGCCGCGCTCCTCGACGCCGAGCTGGGCCGCCAGCAGACGACGCTCGAAATGATCGCTTCGGAGAACTTCGCTCCCGTCGCAGCCCTCGAGGCGCAGGGCAGCGTGCTCACGAACAAGTACGCCGAGGGCTACCCCGGCAAGCGCTACTACGGCGGTTGCGAGTTCGTCGACCAGGTCGAGCAGCTGGCCATCGACCGGCTCAAGCAGCTCTTCGACGCCGAGTACGCCAACGTGCAGCCCCACTCGGGCGCCTCGGCGAACGCGGCCGCGCTGCACGCGATCGCCACCGCCGGCGACACGATCCTGGGCCTCGACCTGGCCAACGGCGGTCACCTCACGCACGGCATGAAGCTCAACTTCTCGGGCCGTCTGTACAACCCGATCGCCTACCACGTCGTCCCCGAGACCGGCCTGGTCGACATGGACGAGGTGCGCTCGCTCGCGATCGAGCACCGTCCCCGCGTGATCATCGCCGGCTGGTCGGCGTACCCGCGCCAGCTCGACTTCGCCGCGTTCCGCGCGATCGCCGACGAGGTCGACGCGATCCTGTGGGTCGACATGGCCCACTTCGCCGGCCTGGTGGCCGCGGGCCTGCACCCGAGCCCGCTCCCGCACGCGCACATCGTCACCACCACGACGCACAAGACCCTCGGCGGCCCGCGTGGCGGCGCGATCCTCACCAACGACGAGACGATCGCCAAGAAGATGCGCTCGGCGGTGTTCCCGGGCCAGCAGGGCGGACCCCTCGAGCACGTCATCGCCGCCAAGGCGGTGGCCTTCAAGATGGCCCTGCAGCCCGAGTTCGCCGAGCGTCAGCAGCGCACGATCGAGGGTGCGCGCATCCTCGCCGACCGGCTGCTCGCCGCCGACGCGGTGGCCGCGGGCGTCCAGGTCCTCAGCGGCGGCACCGACGTGCACCTGGTGCTCGTCGACCTGCGCAACTCCGAGCTCGACGGCCAGCAGGCCGAGGACCGGCTCCACGAGGTCGGCATCACCGTGAACCGCAACGCGGTCCCGAACGACCCGCGTCCGCCGATGGTCACGTCCGGTCTGCGCATCGGCACGCCGGCCCTGGCCACGCGTGGCTTCGGCGCCGAGGAGTTCACCGAGGTCGCCGAGATCATCGCGGCGGCTCTGCAGCCCGGCGAGGTCGACATCGACGGCCTGCGCAAGCGCACGGCCGTGCTGGCCGAGCGCTTCCCGCTGTACCCCGGCATCAAGCCGTTCACCTCGTGA
- a CDS encoding ABC transporter substrate-binding protein yields the protein MNSMRRRVTTVATAALAGSVLAACGAGQNNDDDSDASLIVGTTDKVVSIDPAGSYDNGSMAVQTQVYQYLLNFPAGSTELTPDAAEKCDFEEPTVYVCTMKSGLKFGNGNELTASDVAFSFQRIVDINDPNGPASLLGAMKKVEARDDTTVAFTLAAPNDQTFAQVLVTSAGPIVDEETYPADKLLDDDAAVEANAFSGPYTIGEYKKNELAEFKVNPDYDGTYGEPKSDVTMRYYADSNNLKLDVEKGDIDVAYRSLTPTDIDSLKKSDDVTVHTGPGGELRYIVFNLKTMPGDDDAQKQAVRQATAYLVNRDEISSEVYKGTYTPAYSAVPEGQVGATEAFKDKYGDAPDPAAAKKVLDDAGVSTPVELNLQWNPDHYGGSSDHEYQAVKRQLEEGGLFTVNLQSTEWNTYSEERVKDAYPAFQLGWFPDFPDPDNYLTPFFAPNNFLQSHYEDDAMTKLLDEQRVDADAASREAKLAEAQEMVADQVPILPLLTGAQVAVAGKDVQGVSDTLDPSFKFRFASLSK from the coding sequence ATGAACTCGATGCGGCGACGCGTCACCACTGTGGCGACCGCGGCCCTGGCCGGATCCGTCCTGGCAGCGTGCGGGGCAGGACAGAACAACGACGACGACAGCGACGCCAGCCTGATCGTGGGCACCACCGACAAGGTGGTCTCGATCGATCCGGCCGGCTCGTACGACAACGGCTCGATGGCGGTGCAGACGCAGGTCTACCAGTACCTCCTCAACTTTCCCGCGGGCAGCACCGAGCTGACCCCGGACGCGGCCGAGAAGTGCGACTTCGAGGAGCCCACGGTCTACGTGTGCACCATGAAGTCCGGCCTCAAGTTCGGGAACGGCAACGAGCTGACCGCCTCGGACGTGGCCTTCTCGTTCCAGCGCATCGTCGACATCAACGACCCCAACGGTCCGGCCTCGCTGCTCGGCGCCATGAAGAAGGTCGAGGCCCGCGACGACACGACGGTGGCATTCACGCTCGCCGCGCCGAACGACCAGACCTTCGCGCAGGTCCTCGTGACCTCTGCCGGCCCGATCGTCGACGAGGAGACCTACCCCGCCGACAAGCTGCTCGACGACGACGCGGCGGTCGAGGCCAACGCCTTCTCCGGCCCGTACACGATCGGCGAGTACAAGAAGAACGAGCTGGCCGAGTTCAAGGTCAACCCCGACTACGACGGCACCTACGGCGAGCCGAAGTCGGACGTGACGATGCGCTACTACGCCGACTCGAACAACCTCAAGCTCGACGTGGAGAAGGGCGACATCGACGTCGCCTACCGCTCGCTGACCCCGACGGACATCGACAGCCTGAAGAAGTCCGACGACGTCACGGTCCACACCGGCCCCGGTGGCGAGCTGCGCTACATCGTGTTCAACCTCAAGACGATGCCCGGCGACGACGACGCGCAGAAGCAGGCCGTCCGCCAAGCCACCGCGTACCTGGTGAACCGCGACGAGATCTCCTCCGAGGTCTACAAGGGCACCTACACGCCGGCCTACTCGGCCGTCCCCGAGGGCCAGGTCGGCGCGACCGAGGCGTTCAAGGACAAGTACGGCGACGCGCCCGACCCGGCCGCCGCGAAGAAGGTCCTCGACGACGCCGGCGTCTCGACGCCCGTCGAGCTGAACCTGCAGTGGAACCCCGACCACTACGGCGGCAGCTCCGACCATGAGTACCAGGCCGTCAAGCGCCAGCTCGAGGAAGGCGGGCTCTTCACCGTCAACCTGCAGTCGACGGAGTGGAACACCTACTCCGAGGAGCGCGTGAAGGACGCCTACCCGGCGTTCCAGCTGGGCTGGTTCCCGGACTTCCCGGACCCCGACAACTACCTGACGCCGTTCTTCGCGCCGAACAACTTCCTCCAGTCGCACTATGAGGACGACGCGATGACGAAGCTGCTCGACGAGCAGAGGGTCGACGCCGACGCCGCCTCGCGCGAGGCCAAGCTCGCCGAGGCGCAGGAGATGGTGGCCGACCAGGTGCCGATCCTGCCGCTGCTGACCGGCGCGCAGGTCGCGGTGGCCGGCAAGGACGTGCAGGGCGTGAGCGACACGCTGGACCCGTCGTTCAAGTTCCGGTTCGCGTCGCTGTCGAAGTAA
- a CDS encoding ABC transporter permease, with protein sequence MTTDVLVAADAPSAEPPGRRGGLSPLARYLLIRLALIIPMLWVLVTLVFFLMRVIGDPITAAQGGRLTPDQIAERKAEAGLDRPIMVQYFEYLWNILHGDFGTTLTDNREVTDILIVNGAATLELSFWALIVAFSIGIPLGRIAARHRDRWRDVLLRLFAIVAYAAPVFFVGLLLKLAVAPFGWPTSGRASTATELTLAKVEPQTNIMIIDAILWGEPEYIWDVLQHAVLPAIALGMLTGGIFLRLVRVNLLQTMRADYVTAARARGVSERQVERKHAFRNALVPVVTVMGMQIAILLGGAVLTETTFEWKGIGYELAQYLIRRDFLAVQGIVTAIAFIVCIASFLIDAIVALVDPRVRF encoded by the coding sequence GTGACCACTGACGTCCTCGTCGCCGCCGACGCACCGTCGGCCGAACCACCCGGCCGCCGCGGGGGGCTGAGCCCGCTCGCGCGCTACCTGCTGATCAGGCTGGCGCTGATCATCCCGATGCTGTGGGTGCTGGTCACCCTGGTCTTCTTCCTGATGCGGGTGATCGGTGACCCGATCACCGCGGCGCAGGGCGGCCGCCTGACCCCCGACCAGATCGCCGAGCGCAAGGCCGAGGCCGGCCTCGACCGGCCGATCATGGTGCAGTACTTCGAGTACCTCTGGAACATCCTGCACGGTGACTTCGGCACGACGCTGACCGACAACCGTGAAGTCACCGACATCCTCATCGTCAACGGCGCCGCCACGCTGGAGCTCTCGTTCTGGGCCCTGATCGTGGCCTTCTCCATCGGCATCCCGCTGGGCCGCATCGCCGCCCGCCACCGCGACCGCTGGCGCGACGTCCTGCTGCGACTGTTCGCGATCGTCGCCTACGCCGCGCCCGTCTTCTTCGTCGGCCTGCTGCTGAAGCTGGCCGTCGCCCCGTTCGGCTGGCCCACCTCGGGCCGGGCCTCGACCGCCACCGAGCTGACGCTGGCGAAGGTCGAGCCGCAGACCAACATCATGATCATCGACGCCATCTTGTGGGGCGAGCCCGAGTACATCTGGGACGTCCTGCAGCACGCCGTCCTGCCGGCCATCGCCCTCGGCATGCTGACGGGCGGCATCTTCCTGCGCCTCGTGCGCGTCAACCTGCTGCAGACGATGCGCGCCGACTACGTGACCGCGGCGCGCGCCCGCGGCGTCTCGGAGCGCCAGGTCGAGCGCAAGCACGCCTTCCGCAACGCCCTCGTCCCCGTGGTCACGGTCATGGGCATGCAGATCGCCATCCTGCTCGGCGGCGCCGTGCTGACCGAGACCACGTTCGAGTGGAAGGGCATCGGCTACGAGCTGGCCCAGTACCTGATCCGTCGCGACTTCCTCGCCGTGCAGGGCATCGTCACCGCCATCGCGTTCATCGTGTGCATCGCGAGCTTCCTGATCGACGCCATCGTGGCGCTCGTCGACCCCCGAGTGAGGTTCTGA
- a CDS encoding ABC transporter ATP-binding protein/permease: protein MRYPGRTVIQQSHGLQRFMLLLGFGLIVLFLVLAIFAPWIAPYDFNQVRGEDGVLFGTQQPPSADHLFGTTVGGADVLSRVVYGARTAVEVIVLAVLVSSLIGVPLGLVSGYLGGALDKTLLLVMDALYSFPSLLLAIVVSIVVSGGSSGALGGIASAAISITVIFIPQYYRVIRNATVSVKTEPYVDAAKVVGVRTPRILFRHILSNVAQTLPVIATLNASEAILTLAALGFLGFGIEPSAAAEWGYDLNKAMPDATNDIWWTGLYPGLAIVLVVLGVTLMGESLNDITNPLLRTRAADKGEGELEIELAEDLSAAPEIIDSTETAPISAPGSIETRRTAVLSLSDLRVSFGTDAGRVVAVDGVGFDVAPGEVVAVVGESGSGKSVTSRAVMGLLPSTASVDGSAVLHTSGDARRELIGMTPQELRPIRGDEISMVFQEPGTALDPVRTVGWQVVEAIRAHRQTSKAEARSRAIELLELVGLPDPQKRVDYYPHQLSGGQKQRVVIAIAIACEPDVIVADEPTTALDVTVQAAILELLLDLRSRLGTAIVLITHNMGVVADIADRVVVMYRGRIVEQAPVDQLFAHPAHPYTQALLESVPHLGRTHVSEDDPTGPAPLEGAAVVLDLEDIVVEFPGGWGETAFRAVDHVSLQVHRGEVLGLVGESGSGKSTLGRVAVGLQQPTSGIVRVGGETISGLSDKDLRPYRSRFGFVFQDPASSLNPRMSILDCIAEPLRVHTDLSDAQVTEKVQSLLDSVELPSDFAERFPHELSGGQRQRISLARALALDPDLLIADEPTSALDVSVQSRVLELFLELQQRLQFACLFITHDLAVVDTLANRVAVMQRGRLVELGPRDQVLRQPAEDYTRSLIAAVPVPDPVEQRRRRAERGDLLTGA, encoded by the coding sequence ATGCGCTACCCCGGCCGCACCGTCATCCAGCAGTCCCACGGCCTGCAGCGCTTCATGCTGCTGCTGGGCTTCGGGCTGATCGTGCTCTTCCTCGTCCTGGCGATCTTCGCGCCGTGGATCGCGCCGTACGACTTCAATCAGGTGCGCGGTGAAGACGGCGTCCTGTTCGGCACGCAGCAGCCGCCGAGTGCCGACCACCTGTTCGGCACCACCGTCGGCGGGGCCGACGTGCTGTCGCGGGTGGTCTACGGAGCGCGCACGGCCGTCGAGGTCATCGTCCTGGCCGTGCTCGTCTCGAGCCTGATCGGCGTGCCGCTGGGACTCGTCTCGGGCTACCTCGGCGGCGCGCTCGACAAGACGCTCCTGCTCGTGATGGACGCGCTCTACTCGTTCCCGTCGCTGCTGCTGGCGATCGTGGTGTCCATCGTCGTCTCGGGCGGATCGAGCGGCGCGCTGGGTGGCATCGCCTCGGCGGCGATCTCGATCACCGTCATCTTCATCCCGCAGTACTACCGCGTGATCCGCAACGCCACCGTCTCGGTCAAGACCGAGCCGTACGTGGATGCGGCGAAGGTCGTGGGCGTGCGCACACCACGGATCCTGTTCCGGCACATCCTGTCGAACGTGGCGCAGACCCTGCCGGTCATCGCCACGCTGAACGCCTCCGAGGCCATCCTGACCCTGGCCGCGCTCGGCTTCCTGGGCTTCGGCATCGAGCCGTCGGCCGCGGCCGAGTGGGGCTACGACCTCAACAAGGCGATGCCCGACGCGACGAACGACATCTGGTGGACGGGGCTCTACCCGGGCTTGGCGATCGTGCTGGTCGTGCTGGGCGTGACCCTGATGGGCGAGAGCCTCAACGACATCACCAACCCGCTGCTGCGCACGCGCGCGGCCGACAAGGGCGAGGGCGAGCTGGAGATCGAGCTGGCCGAGGACCTCAGCGCCGCTCCGGAGATCATCGATTCCACCGAGACCGCGCCGATCAGCGCACCCGGGTCGATCGAGACCCGGCGAACAGCCGTGCTGTCCCTGTCCGACCTCCGGGTGAGCTTCGGCACCGACGCCGGCCGCGTGGTGGCGGTCGACGGCGTGGGCTTCGACGTCGCCCCCGGCGAGGTCGTCGCGGTCGTCGGCGAGTCCGGCTCGGGCAAGTCGGTCACGTCACGGGCCGTCATGGGTCTGCTTCCGAGCACGGCGAGCGTCGACGGATCGGCGGTGCTCCACACCAGCGGAGACGCCCGTCGCGAGCTGATCGGGATGACGCCGCAGGAGCTGCGCCCGATCCGTGGCGACGAGATCTCGATGGTCTTCCAGGAGCCCGGGACCGCGCTCGACCCGGTCCGGACCGTCGGCTGGCAGGTCGTCGAGGCGATCCGCGCGCACCGCCAGACCAGCAAGGCCGAGGCGCGCAGCCGAGCGATCGAGCTGCTCGAGCTGGTGGGCCTGCCCGATCCGCAGAAGCGCGTCGACTACTACCCGCACCAGCTCTCGGGCGGCCAGAAGCAGCGCGTGGTGATCGCGATCGCCATCGCGTGCGAGCCCGACGTGATCGTGGCGGACGAGCCGACCACCGCGCTCGACGTGACGGTCCAGGCGGCGATCCTCGAGCTGCTGCTCGACCTGCGCTCGCGCCTCGGCACGGCCATCGTGCTGATCACCCACAACATGGGCGTCGTCGCCGACATCGCCGACCGCGTGGTCGTGATGTACCGCGGCCGGATCGTGGAGCAGGCGCCCGTCGACCAGCTGTTCGCCCACCCGGCGCACCCGTACACGCAGGCACTGCTGGAGTCGGTGCCCCACCTCGGCCGCACGCACGTGAGCGAGGACGACCCGACCGGGCCGGCGCCGCTCGAGGGCGCGGCCGTGGTGCTCGACCTCGAGGACATCGTGGTGGAGTTCCCGGGCGGATGGGGCGAGACGGCCTTCCGCGCCGTCGACCACGTCAGCCTGCAGGTGCACCGCGGTGAGGTGCTGGGCCTGGTGGGCGAGTCCGGCTCGGGCAAGTCCACGCTGGGTCGCGTCGCCGTGGGGCTGCAGCAGCCGACCTCCGGCATCGTCCGGGTGGGTGGCGAGACCATCTCCGGCCTCAGCGACAAGGACCTGCGTCCGTACCGGAGCCGCTTCGGCTTCGTGTTCCAGGACCCGGCGTCCTCCCTCAACCCACGGATGTCGATCCTCGACTGCATCGCGGAGCCGCTGCGGGTGCACACCGATCTCAGCGACGCGCAGGTCACCGAGAAGGTGCAGAGCCTGCTGGACTCCGTGGAGCTGCCGAGCGACTTCGCCGAGCGGTTCCCGCACGAGCTCTCCGGTGGCCAGCGCCAGCGGATCAGCCTCGCGCGGGCGCTGGCACTCGACCCCGACCTGCTCATCGCGGACGAGCCCACCTCGGCGCTCGACGTGTCGGTGCAGTCGCGGGTCCTGGAGCTCTTCCTGGAGCTGCAGCAGCGCCTGCAGTTCGCGTGCCTGTTCATCACGCACGACCTCGCCGTGGTCGACACGCTCGCGAACCGGGTCGCGGTGATGCAGCGCGGGCGGCTGGTCGAGCTCGGCCCGCGCGACCAGGTGCTGCGGCAGCCCGCCGAGGACTACACGCGCAGCCTCATCGCGGCCGTGCCCGTGCCCGATCCGGTCGAGCAGCGACGCCGTCGCGCCGAGCGGGGCGACCTGCTCACGGGCGCCTAG
- a CDS encoding response regulator — protein MSEPIRVFLLDDHEVVRRGVGDLLEDSGGITVVGQAGTVAEAATAIERLQPDVAVLDARLPDGSGIELCRRVRLSSERTAVLILTSYEDDEALFEAIMSGASGFLLKQVRGNDLVDAVQRVAAGQSLLDPAVTRSVLERLRRQAEPDPLDELTAQERKVFDELRLGRSNREIATTLFLSEKTVKNYVSTVLAKLGLERRAQVAAWDR, from the coding sequence GTGAGCGAACCCATCCGCGTCTTCCTGCTCGACGACCACGAGGTCGTGCGGCGCGGCGTCGGCGACCTCCTCGAGGACTCGGGCGGCATCACGGTGGTCGGCCAGGCCGGCACGGTCGCCGAGGCCGCCACCGCGATCGAGCGGCTCCAGCCCGACGTCGCGGTCCTCGACGCGCGGCTGCCGGACGGCTCGGGCATCGAGCTGTGCCGGCGGGTCCGGCTCTCGTCCGAGCGCACGGCGGTCCTCATCCTGACCTCCTACGAGGACGACGAGGCGCTCTTCGAGGCGATCATGTCCGGCGCCTCCGGCTTCCTGCTCAAGCAGGTGCGCGGCAACGACCTCGTCGACGCCGTCCAGCGGGTCGCCGCGGGCCAGTCGCTGCTCGACCCCGCCGTCACCCGCTCGGTGCTCGAGCGCCTGCGCCGCCAGGCCGAGCCCGACCCCCTCGACGAGCTGACCGCGCAGGAGCGCAAGGTCTTCGACGAGCTGCGGCTCGGGCGCTCCAACCGCGAGATCGCCACCACGCTCTTCCTGTCGGAGAAGACCGTCAAGAACTACGTCTCCACGGTCCTGGCGAAGCTCGGCCTCGAGCGCCGCGCCCAGGTCGCCGCCTGGGACCGCTGA
- a CDS encoding GAF domain-containing sensor histidine kinase, giving the protein MDEQDRKRWENIVEAAVAVTSDLDLDSLLARIIELARDLTGARYGALGVLGHDPAEGLAEFLTQGIDDKTAALIGDLPRGDGVLGVVLRDGVPLRLDDVASHPASVGFPPHHPPMGAFLGVPVRVNGQVFGDLYLTEKPGGFTDDDERLVSGLAAVAGTAIANARLFDELASTRAELARMAVVEDRNRIARDLHDLVIGRLFAVGLSLDRISRNVDEPWAGRASQAVDDVDRAIADLRGAIFALGSDAATDEARLVRLLKATAAPLGFAPVIDIEGDLGRLDIGLRSDVHAVMNEALANVIRHAKASSVHLRLEVAEHEVVATVTDDGAGMGAAEPASGLANLSERAQRSGGSLRIGPGTGGSGTRVVWRIPVGADGTSAALP; this is encoded by the coding sequence GTGGACGAACAGGACCGGAAGCGCTGGGAGAACATCGTCGAGGCCGCCGTCGCGGTGACCTCCGATCTCGACCTGGACAGCCTGCTGGCCCGCATCATCGAGCTCGCCCGCGACCTGACCGGTGCCCGCTACGGCGCGCTGGGCGTGTTGGGGCACGACCCCGCCGAAGGGCTGGCCGAGTTCCTCACCCAGGGCATCGACGACAAGACCGCGGCCCTGATCGGCGACCTGCCGCGAGGGGACGGGGTCCTCGGCGTCGTGCTCCGTGACGGGGTGCCGCTGCGGCTGGACGACGTCGCCTCGCACCCGGCCTCCGTCGGCTTCCCGCCGCACCACCCGCCGATGGGCGCGTTCCTCGGCGTGCCCGTCCGGGTCAACGGCCAGGTGTTCGGCGACCTGTACCTGACCGAGAAGCCGGGCGGCTTCACCGACGACGACGAGCGCCTCGTGTCCGGGCTCGCCGCGGTGGCCGGGACGGCGATCGCCAACGCGCGCCTGTTCGACGAGCTCGCCAGCACACGGGCCGAGCTGGCGAGGATGGCCGTGGTCGAGGACCGCAACCGCATCGCCCGCGACCTCCACGACCTCGTCATCGGACGGCTCTTCGCCGTCGGCCTGTCCCTCGACCGGATCTCGCGGAACGTCGACGAGCCGTGGGCGGGCCGGGCCTCGCAGGCCGTGGACGACGTCGACCGCGCGATCGCCGACCTCCGCGGGGCGATCTTCGCGCTGGGATCCGACGCTGCGACCGACGAAGCGCGCCTCGTCCGGCTCCTGAAGGCCACGGCCGCGCCACTGGGGTTCGCACCCGTCATCGACATCGAGGGCGACCTCGGCCGGCTCGACATCGGTCTGCGCAGCGACGTGCACGCGGTGATGAACGAGGCGCTCGCCAACGTCATCCGGCACGCGAAGGCCTCGTCGGTGCACCTGCGACTCGAGGTGGCCGAGCACGAGGTCGTCGCCACGGTGACCGACGACGGGGCCGGCATGGGCGCCGCCGAGCCGGCCAGCGGACTGGCGAACCTGAGCGAGCGGGCCCAGCGCTCCGGTGGGTCGCTGCGGATCGGTCCCGGTACGGGCGGCAGCGGGACGCGCGTGGTCTGGCGCATCCCGGTCGGAGCCGACGGGACCTCGGCCGCACTTCCGTAG